One part of the Sebastes fasciatus isolate fSebFas1 chromosome 8, fSebFas1.pri, whole genome shotgun sequence genome encodes these proteins:
- the ankrd33aa gene encoding photoreceptor ankyrin repeat protein has translation MAAASYDPHLGDGPSDDSEILLDDSDTESLLSEDSVLPDYERDEKYPEPAKTLYEACFRNDPTSLQKILERVVTKDEAMELDINGRNGLMLSVSKGFVDIVTMLHICPLIDINHQDNDGNTALMIAAQAGFITILNYILNYYSGVDTEIRDPRGFTALIKAGLQGREECVSALIMHGADVNAMDLVQGKGLKEWVLRTGSFGTLTRLRRLQAHSVAEQFCESYIPEWPELNQLVAKATVTKTASQRMRQRLKDSLSFSFPQDPQDNGAMDHMVRMTTSIHSPLIATGCRPLCPTSPPEIGKRRFAVLELLEKHSIKELEESTVSHSKESITTSTPPTPASPASVSLTSCCTDSERRESMPSGGRTSLNPCSMGHRNSIFPSGCIPKIEVTKSGEPTPKKEKKKKRQKGYLEPPIWKYKEAKEEKKREKKQQEKEKDQEKKHKGSKRKK, from the exons ATGGCCGCTGCAAGTTATGACCCCCACCTGGGCGACGGCCCATCTGATGATTCGGAGATCCTCCTGGATGACTCTGACACAGAGAGTCTGCTTTCTGAGGACTCAGTGCTTCCCGACTATGAAAGGGATGAAAAGTACCCAGAGCCGGCTAAAACATTGTATGAGGCCTGCTTTAGGAACGACCCCACGTCCCTGCAAAAGATCCTAGAGAGAGTCGTCACTAAAGACGAGGCCATGGAGCTGGACATCAATGGCAGG AATGGACTGATGCTGTCTGTGAGCAAGGGATTCGTAGACATTGTCACCATGCTGCACATATGTCCATTAATAGACATTAACCACCAAGACAATGATGGCAACACTGCCCTCATGATTGCTGCCCAGGCAG GTTTCATCACTATTCTAAACTACATCCTTAACTACTATTCTGGTGTGGACACCGAAATCAGGGATCCCCGTGGCTTCACAGCCCTCATCAAGGCAGGCCTGCAGGGCCGAGAGGAGTGTGTGTCCGCCCTGATAATGCATG GTGCAGATGTGAATGCAATGGACCTGGTCCAAGGGAAAGGTCTAAAGGAGTGGGTCCTTAGGACAGGAAGTTTTGGGACTCTTACCAGACTACGCCGCCTGCAGGCTCACTCTGTCGCTGAGCAGTTCTGTGAAAGCTACATTCCTGAGTGGCCTGAGCTGAATCAACTGGTAGCAAAGGCCACCGTCACCAAAACAGCCAGTCAGAGGATGAGGCAGCGCTTAAAAGACAGCCTTTCTTTCAGCTTCCCTCAAGACCCCCAAGACAATGGGGCCATGGACCATATGGTGCGGATGACCACAAGCATCCACAGCCCCCTGATAGCCACTGGTTGCCGTCCACTCTGTCCCACCAGCCCCCCAGAGATTGGCAAGCGACGGTTTGCCGTCCTTGAACTGCTTGAAAAGCACAGCATTAAGGAGTTGGAGGAGAGCACAGTGTCCCACAGTAAAGAATCCATCACCACCTCAACTCCTCCGACTCCTGCGTCACCCGCCTCCGTATCTCTGACCTCCTGCTGCACGGACTCAGAGCGCAGGGAAAGCATGCCATCAGGTGGCAGGACAAGCCTCAATCCCTGCAGCATGGGACATAGGAACAGCATCTTCCCATCAGGCTGTATTCCAAAGATTGAAGTAACAAAATCTGGTGAGCCCACtccaaagaaagagaaaaagaagaaaaggcagAAGGGCTACCTGGAGCCTCCCATCTGGAAGTACAAGGAGGccaaggaggagaaaaagagagagaagaagcagcaggaaaaggaaaaggacCAAGAGAAGAAACATAAGGGGTCCAAGCGCAAAAAATGA
- the acvrl1 gene encoding serine/threonine-protein kinase receptor R3 has product MGSSALLTVVLVGALLWISAVHADSQDDGKVLCTCENGKGTCVNGTCRGIVCFYTWVHGNEERGCFTDNIREQCSTSFERFFISCCRENQCNALATPPPNIKPTTTPPDLSRPELWITLSLLLLITTASVCGIVLFLRFRRAHGRLRNVEDHDVTMLKVPNGDDPTYGDIFDEFCTSGSGTGLPYLVQRTMARQISLVQCVGKGRYGEVWRGTWMGESVAVKIFSSRDEQSWFRETEIYNTVQLRHDNILGFIASDMTSKNSSTQLWLVTHFHELGSLYDFLQYSSLEPESCLRMCLSVACGLVHLHTEIVSSQEKPAIAHRDLKSRNILVKRNGQCCIADLGLAVIHSQSHDYLDVGTNPRVGTKRYMAPEVLDETIRMDVFESYKQTDIWALGLVFWEITRRTNVNGIVEEYRPPFFDQVPVDPSFEEMKKVVCVDQQRPSLHNRLHSHPILTAIVKIMKECWYQSPPARLTALRVRKTLSKLDQDSDFSIEKLKRDI; this is encoded by the exons ATGGGaagctctgctctgctcacaGTGGTGCTAGTTGGGGCGCTTCTGTGGATCTCTGCTGTCCACGCAG ATTCCCAAGACGATGGGAAGGTGCTGTGTACATGCGAGAACGGAAAAGGCACCTGCGTGAATGGAACTTGCAGAGGAATCGTCTGCTTCTATACGTGGGTTCACGGCAATGAGGAGAGGGGCTGTTTCACAGATAACATCAGGGAGCAGTGCTCCACCTCCTTCGAGCGCTTCTTTAtcagctgctgcagagagaaTCAGTGCAACGCCCTCGCCACACCACCTCCAAACATTA AGCCGACAACAACGCCCCCAGACCTCAGTCGTCCGGAGCTGTGGATCACGTTGTCTTTGCTGCTATTAATCACAACTGCCAGCGTGTGTGGCATAGTGCTGTTCCTGCGCTTCCGACGTGCACATGGCAGACTGAGAAATGTTGAAGACCATGATGTCACCATGCTCAAGGTCCCTAATGGAGATGACCCTACATACGGC GATATCTTTGATGAGTTTTGTACATCAGGGAGCGGGACAGGGCTGCCCTATCTGGTCCAAAGGACTATGGCCAGACAAATCTCACTTGTCCAGTGTGTCG GTAAAGGCAGGTATGGGGAGGTGTGGAGGGGAACTTGGATGGGGGAGAGTGTGGCTGTCAAGATTTTTTCCTCCAGGGACGAGCAGTCCTGGTTCAGAGAGACGGAAATCTACAATACTGTACAGCTGCGACATGACAACATATTGG GTTTCATAGCCTCTGACATGACATCCAAGAATTCCAGCACCCAGCTGTGGCTCGTCACCCACTTTCATGAGCTGGGTTCGCTCTACGACTTCCTGCAGTACAGCAGCCTGGAGCCTGAGAGCTGCCTGAGGATGTGCCTGTCTGTGGCCTGTGGCCTGGTCCACCTTCACACTGAGATCGTCAGCTCCCAGGAAAAGCCGGCTATCGCCCACCGAGACCTGAAAAGCCGAAACATTCTGGTGAAGCGTAACGGACAGTGCTGCATCGCTGACCTTG GTTTGGCTGTGATACACTCTCAGTCCCATGACTACCTTGATGTGGGCACCAACCCTCGCGTGGGGACAAAGCGCTACATGGCCCCTGAAGTGCTGGATGAGACTATTCGTATGGATGTCTTTGAGTCCTACAAGCAAACTGACATCTGGGCCTTGGGCCTGGTTTTCTGGGAAATTACCCGCAGGACCAATGTCAATG GGATCGTGGAGGAGTACCGCCCTCCCTTCTTTGACCAGGTGCCCGTAGATCCCAGCtttgaggagatgaagaaggtGGTGTGTGTGGACCAGCAGAGGCCCAGCCTGCACAACAGGCTCCATTCCCACCCT ATCCTGACGGCCATTGTGAAGATCATGAAGGAGTGTTGGTACCAGAGCCCACCAGCCCGCCTCACTGCCCTGCGGGTGAGGAAGACGCTCTCCAAACTGGACCAAGACAGTGACTTCAGCATTGAGAAACTCAAGCGGGACATCTAG
- the acvr1ba gene encoding activin A receptor type 1Ba: MSVKEIAVTLLALLGSVSVGNALRCNCTNCDKTGFECETDGACMASTYYIQGKEQHVRICINKDSLVPPGQPFYCLSAEGLLNTHCCYLDFCNSIEVPVPTKEGDWSGSGNSWGPVELVAVIAGPVFLLCVLLMVGVFLFQYHQRAYSHRQRLEVEDPSCDHLYLAKDKTLQDLIYDMSTSGSGSGLPLFVQRTVARTIVLQEIIGKGRFGEVWRGKWRGGDVAVKIFSSREERSWFREAEIYQTIMLRHENILGFIAADNKDNGTWTQLWLVSDYHEHGSLFDYLNRYSVTIEGMIKLALSAASGLAHLHMEILGTQGKPGIAHRDLKSKNILVKKNGMCAIADLGLAVRHESITDTIDIAPNQRVGTKRYMAPEVLDETINMKHFDSFKCADIYALGLVYWEIARRCNAGGIHEEYQLPYYDLVPSDPSIEEMRKVVCDQKLRPNVPNWWQSYESLRVMGKIMRECWYANGAARLTALRIKKTLSQLSVEEDVKM, encoded by the exons atgtctgtaaaggagatcGCTGTAACGCTGCTGGCCCTGCTCGGCTCGGTGTCGGTCGGTAATG CTTTACGTTGTAACTGCACAAACTGTGACAAGACCGGCTTTGAGTGCGAAACAGATGGCGCCTGCATGGCCTCCACGTACTACATCCAGGGGAAGGAGCAACATGTACGCATCTGTATCAACAAGGACAGCCTGGTCCCCCCTGGACAACCTTTCTACTGTCTGAGCGCAGAAGGCCTGCTCAACACACATTGCTGCTATTTAGATTTTTGCAACAGTATTGAAGTCCCTG TCCCAACAAAGGAGGGGGACTGGTCCGGCTCCGGGAACTCCTGGGGGCCGGTGGAGCTGGTGGCGGTCATCGCAGGGCCGGTGTTCCTTCTCTGCGTGCTGCTGATGGTCGGCGTGTTCCTGTTCCAGTATCACCAGAGGGCCTATAGCCACAGGCAGAGGCTGGAGGTGGAGGACCCATCCTGTGACCATCTGTACTTGGCAAAGGACAAGACCCTGCAGGACCTCATCTATGACATGTCCACCTCCGGATCAGGCTCTG GTCTGCCCCTGTTTGTGCAGCGGACGGTGGCCAGGACCATCGTGCTGCAGGAGATAATCGGAAAGGGTCGTTTTGGTGAGGTGTGGAGAGGGAAGTGGAGGGGAGGAGATGTggcggtgaagatcttctcatcCAGAGAGGAGCGCTCCTGGTTCAGAGAGGCTGAAATCTACCAGACAATCATGCTGCGCCACGAAAACATCCTGGGATTCATCGCAGCAGACAATAAAG ACAATGGTACATGGACTCAGCTGTGGCTGGTGTCAGACTATCATGAGCACGGCTCTCTTTTTGACTACCTGAACCGCTACTCTGTCACCATCGAGGGCATGATCAAACTGGCGCTGTCAGCTGCCAGCGGCCTGGCACATCTACACATGGAGATCCTCGGCACTCAGG GTAAGCCGGGCATTGCTCACCGTGACCTCAAGTCTAAAAATATCCTGGTTAAGAAGAACGGCATGTGTGCCATAGCTGACCTCGGCCTGGCAGTCCGCCACGAGTCCATCACAGACACAATCGATATAGCACCGAACCAGCGCGTGGGCACTAAGAG GTATATGGCTCCAGAAGTGCTGGACGAAACCATCAACATGAAACACTTCGATTCCTTCAAGTGTGCCGACATTTACGCGCTGGGCCTGGTGTACTGGGAGATTGCGCGTCGCTGCAATGCAGGAG GTATCCACGAGGAGTACCAGCTGCCCTACTACGACCTCGTACCCTCTGACCCCTCCATAGAGGAGATGAGGAAGGTGGTGTGTGACCAGAAACTGAGGCCCAATGTGCCCAACTGGTGGCAGAGCTACGAG TCACTGCGTGTGATGGGGAAGATCATGAGGGAGTGCTGGTACGCCAATGGAGCAGCCAGACTGACGGCCCTGCGCATCAAGAAGACCCTTTCTCAGCTCAGCGTGGAGGAGGACGTCAAGATGTGA